The proteins below come from a single Zonotrichia leucophrys gambelii isolate GWCS_2022_RI chromosome 3, RI_Zleu_2.0, whole genome shotgun sequence genomic window:
- the B3GNT2 gene encoding N-acetyllactosaminide beta-1,3-N-acetylglucosaminyltransferase 2, translating into MSVGRRRLKLLGILMMVNICIYVIVEVSRSGSQDKNAKGRVVIPRSRFWRKYTPHKAYWNKQQQKLELLYNPILSLLSNMTVEENLVSNLSVLNSCDPDPSVHSEVSDFANLPDRFKDFLLYLRCRNYSLLMDQPNKCEQKPFLLLAIKSLIPHFDRRQAIRESWGKEIESGDVIVRRVFLLGQTPPEDHFPDLSHMIKFESDTHHDILLWNYRDTFFNLTLKEVLFLKWVSSSCANVQFIFKGDDDVFVNTNQILDYLKSLTKEKAKDLFIGDVIKDAGPHREKKLKYYIPESVYEGSYPPYAGGGGFLYSGDLALRLNNASEQVLLYPIDDVYTGMCLQKLGLAPEKHKGFKTFDIEEKYRNNICSYTNLMLVHSRKPQEMIKIWTRLQDPHLSC; encoded by the coding sequence ATGAGTGTTGGACGCAGAAGATTAAAGCTGCTGGGAATTCTGATGATGGTAAACATTTGTATTTATGTGATTGTGGAAGTCTCGAGGAGCGGCAGCCAAGACAAGAATGCAAAAGGCCGTGTTGTTATACCACGTAGCAGATTCTGGAGGAAATACACTCCTCACAAAGCTTATTGGAACAAACAGCAAcagaagctggagctgctctaCAACCCTATTCTGTCCTTGCTTTCCAATATGACTGTGGAAGAGAACTTGGTTTCTAACCTGAGTGTCCTCAATTCCTGTGACCCTGACCCCTCGGTGCACTCAGAGGTGAGTGACTTTGCAAACTTGCCAGACAGATTCAAAGACTTCCTCCTCTATTTGAGGTGTAGAAATTACTCATTGCTAATGGATCAGCCAAACAAGTGTGAACAGAaacctttcctgctgctggctaTTAAGTCACTTATACCCCATTTTGATAGAAGACAAGCAATTAGGGAATCCTGGGGCAAGGAAATAGAATCAGGGGATGTGATAGTCAGAAGGGTCTTCTTACTTGGGCAGACCCCACCAGAGGATCATTTTCCTGACCTTTCACACATGATTAAATTTGAGAGTGACACCCACCATGACATTCTCCTCTGGAACTACAGAGACACTTTCTTCAATCTGACTCTGAAAGAGGTGCTGTTTCTGAAGTGGGTCAGCAGTAGCTGCGCAAATGTCCAGTTTATTTTTAAGGGTGATGATGATGTTTTTGTGAATACCAATCAGATCCTGGATTACTTGAAGAGCTTAACAAAGGAAAAAGCCAAAGACTTATTTATAGGTGACGTGATCAAAGATGCTGGAcctcacagagagaaaaagttGAAGTACTACATCCCAGAGAGCGTTTATGAAGGTTCGTACCCGCCGTACGCAGGAGGCGGTGGCTTCCTGTACTCTGGGGATCTGGCACTGAGACTGAATAATGCATCTGAGCAGGTACTCCTCTACCCCATCGATGATGTTTATACTGGAATGTGCCTTCAGAAGCTTGGGCTTGctccagaaaaacacaaaggCTTCAAAACATTTGATATCgaagagaaatacagaaacaaCATCTGTTCCTACACAAACTTAATGTTAGTGCATAGTAGAAAACCTCAAGAAATGATTAAGATTTGGACACGCTTGCAAGACCCACATTTAAGTTGTTAA